In Panicum virgatum strain AP13 chromosome 5K, P.virgatum_v5, whole genome shotgun sequence, the genomic window TCATTTCGAAAGCAACAGGTTATATCGTCGagttccttttttctttttgggacGACGACGCGAATTTGTCCTTACGTTACGGCGGCGAGATGCTTGCTTACCCTGAGGCTGTTCTTCTTGCGGGCGGAGCGGTCGACGTCGGCGAGGCGGTACTCGTGCATGATCCAGTTGGTCTTCTCGCCCTTGGGCGCCTTGCCGGCGTAGAAGACGAGCGCCTTCTTGATGGCGAGGGGCTTGGGCGTGCCCacgggcttgtcggcgccggTGGCCTTCCAGTACCCGGACCCGGCGGCGCGGTTCGGCCGCGACCCGTTCGGGTACTTGCGGTCCCGCGGGGAGAAGAAGTACCACTCCTTCTCGCCGTACTGTGCCATTCCTGCATGCACACGAATCACACATCCAAGATCAATCAGTTCATCCGTCGTCAGGACCAGAGTAGATCGCTTGGAATCACACCACTGATGATCGGGTACGTTACGTACTGGGGAGCTGCCATGGGTCGAACTTGTAGAGGTCGATCTCGGCGACGATGGGGACGGCGATGGGGAGCCCAGCGCACCGGCGGCAGAGGTAGTGCATCACCAGCTCCTCGTCCGTCGGGTGGAACCGGAACCCCGGCGGCAGATGCAGGTCCTGACCGCCGCCGCTCATCgtgtctgtctctctctctcgatcGATCGCGCtcagctgttgctgctgctctgcgCAGAGCCTCtgtcttcttctcttctgctaATGGTAGGAAGAGGGGAGGAGGGCTTGAAACTTGTTCCGGGTGCGGAGCCGCGCATTTATAGCCGCGGGCGACCGCGACACGTGTGGCCCGGGCGGGCGGCCCCCCCGGTGGCGCACACGTGGAAGGCCCCCTCTGACCGGTTGACCCCGACACGGGGGCGCCGGGAGGCGGCGCCAATTCTGTCACTGCTTACGTCAGGCTTCTTGGACGGAGGCGCGCGCGCGTCAGCGTGGGCCCGGCGCTGGCGTTCGCCGCCTGGGCGTTCCGTTTCGGGAACGGACCGGGGGGCTCCGGGctccggtggcggcgcgacACGTCGGGGCGGCCAGCGGTGGGGCGGCCGAGAAAGTACGGATGGCTCGGCGCGGGGGCGTGAGGGGGACGTTCGTGATGGGCCGCCGGATAAGGatgagacgacgacgacgagatgATGAGGCGGCCAAGAGTTATGGGCGCGGTTGGTGCGTAGTTGGGAGTTGCCACCAGTTGTTTTTTAGGGAAAACATGGAGGTAAAGGAGGCCAGCTAGCAGATTTTTGGAGCATTTAGGGTTATGATTTGCTACAAGGAGATTCGGTACCACCTTTTTTCTAATAATAAATCATTGCTGCTATCATTGAGATTTATATACAGGAATTAAAAGGactagcatatatatatatatatatatatatatatatatatatatatatatatatatatatatatatatatatatatatatatatccctagCAGCTTGCTTATCATTgagatatattttttttgctcaCTAATAATGCATCATGGCATGGGCGTAGGTCAAAGTCTATGATGAAAATGAAATATTAAAGAAATTTGTCATGCTGTACCAATATAATATGGCAATATGTGGTCTAGAGAGGACATGGTTTTTGGTCAATATCTTTACACTACTAAACTAATTTTAGagagaaatatatatatttaagcAACTAGCACAATGATCAAACAAAATTTTATACCCATCGAATACATGTCCAGCCAACCCTcatccaaatgcaccgaaatgtgGATCCATGAAAACTCCAAGAGAAGACAACCCTCATCCAAATACTACATTTTGCTTCACTGTACCTATGCCACACACAAGAGAAGACATTAATTAAACCACGAGCGAGCACATCTCGCACGTGACGAAGACATGCGCACGCATGGGGATCGGAGATATGCTTCACGAGACCCGATCAAagccgcacgcacgcacgcactaATCAAGCCACGTGTTCCGTGGATTGGGTTGCACGCATGATTCGGCTGCGGCGTCGGTCAAGGGTCAGCACCGCCCCCGTTTTGCTAGCTTTCCCCCTCGTGTTCCCTTTCAGGTCCATCTATCTCCAGCTAGAAAGCGGTTCAGTTCCGGCGCCCAACTCGGCGACTCCCAGTCCGCTCGCCGGACGTGGCTCCTTCCAGCCCAGGTCGCCGGCCGttcgacccgccgccgcccaccggcaGGACAcgcgatcgatcgatcggccgGGATCGGAGGAGAACAAGATCGGTGCCGACGCCGCCGACTCGTGTTGTTGAATTGGTCTCCCGCGCGCGTGTTCGCGTCGTCTCTCTGCCAGCGTGCCTATCGTTACGTCTACCCGATCGATCCGGTCCGGCCGTGGAATATGCTTGGACGGACGATCGTTAACCATGGTCGAGGTTACACGTGGTTTCGTGTCATCCTGCGGGCACGCGAGGCGCTAGGCCCCAATGCAAGAGGATCCCATGCCGTGCAGTTGGCGACGGGTGGTGGATGGTGATGGGACTCGGTCACTCAGAGGATTCATCCGGTGATGACTAATGACGTGGCTTGCCGGCTCAAGATAGGGCTCACACGCGTGTGTGCATCATCATCAGATCGATCATGTAACAGAGGGCCTCCCCCGCGCCAACGCGGGGGATCGAACCCCGGTCGCCGGCCTGGGGGCTGGCTCCAGGAGCCACTCGGGCTCACCAGACCCTCTCTAGGTAGCGTACGTAGTAGACAGCATCATGCCTATCTCGCCTCACCGTtatcctcctcgtcgtcgtcttctTTGTCGTCCGTGGCCACACACCCACAAAGTCTGGGGACTTTACTGGGAGAGATGCCGATCGATGCCGCGTACAGGTTCTGGAcacccatctctctctctctctctctctctctctctctctctctctctctctctctctccattgaTGGATGCCGACGTACACTACTCGTATTCGTATCGTATCCACCACCAGCTAGCTAAAAAGGAAGATGGGCTAATAAGCTGAGAAAGCTGATGCATCATCTGCCGAGTTCGCATATATATCCTCTCCTCTCTGCATCGCAGCAATATAATTAATTAGACTACATAcatatttaatttaatttaatttgcgTATAATATATCACGCACGGTGCGATGAACCGTGTGGGAACAAAACGGGAGATGCGCCTTTCGCTAAAGTGCACGCGTCAGGGTTCAGGAAAAAGAAGGTTCACAGATGAGAGAACCACCCAAACTGCTGGAAAGGAAAGGAGAAAAGATTAAAAGaatgagggtgtgtttagttggtgaaattttttggattcggcaactgtagcattttcgtttgtatttgataattagtgtccaattatgaattaattaggctcaaaaaattcatcttatcatttacagctaaactatgtaattgattttttttctttaactacatttaatgctccatacatatgtctaaaaatttgatgtgacggggaatcttaaaaaattttgggaactaaacatggcctgagGAAAAATAGTGACATGGATGTTGAGTCATACCTACGTTCTTATCTCTCTCGAAACCTGTACATGTTTACAGGCGCATCATGAAGCACCAGATGTGGCATCGTCATTACTTGCAACCAAATCCAAATGGCAGCTATAGAAATTTAACCGTGCCTTTCAAACATACATATAAGATCTCgtctttattaaaaaaaaagggtCGCCTAGCTGCTTCCATCAAGTTATTATATATGCTGAAGTACTGGTTTGATAATCCACACGTCCTGCCTGGCTGTCTCTCAATCGCTCGGCACACACAGAAACCATTCTCTAGTGGCGTCTGGTTAGGAACGAAAGCACCCGCTAACCTAACTCCATGTACGATCTCGCTCCGGGATAACGCCAGCAGCGTTTGTttaagggcctgtttgggacTGCGGTCAAAAAAAGCGCGGCACGCATAAGCGATAAGCGGCGCGGACCTCGCTTCTCGTGTTTCCCCGCTTCCAGTTCAAACGCTCGCTTATCGCGTGGTGGACGGCCGGCAAATGCGCGTTGGACGCAGACCGTTCggcgggattttttttttctttcgctGATACGCGCTGCAGACGCCGTCCCAAACCGGGCCTAAGGGATCCGCCGGATGATTCCGCGGTTTGTTTATGCTTTCGTCCTTTGATGAGCTCGCCCATCAGGTAGGTTAATCGATGCTGGCTTAGTGGCGCATTAGCATTAGATTATCGAGTAATCAGTGTGCAGCTACCACGGGACAGAGCAGGGCCGTGACTCCTAGTATGGGGACAGGTTTCAACAGCTCCTCTGCGCGCACATGTCTGTCTGCCTTTTCAGCTGGGTTTAGGGCCACACTCAATTTGTTTAGGGCCGTGGGTGATGAGAATCGCTGTGTGACCTTTGAGCAGTTAATGTGGGCCCATTTGATCGATAAGAGTAGTAGCGCAGGCTGCATGCGCGGAACACGCTCAATACATGCATAGCTGCTAGCTGTTTATTGCTGGTTGCAGTCATGGTTGAACCCGTAATCTTCCTCAggtttgagaaattttataaGTAAATACTCCAGTTGCAAATTAATTACTTGAACAAAGACACACCCTTACTCATTTCTTAGACACATTTGGGGCTTGTTTAgttgtaaaattcaaaattccaaatctatcacatcgaacagaaatcttacatgcatggagtataaaatctagacgaaataaataactaattacatagtttgcaTGTAAATtatgagacgaatttaatgagcataattaggtcatgattagacactaaattgctatggTAACCATAtactaatgatagattaattaggctcattaaattcatctcgtagtttacagacaagtattgtaattaattttgtgattagtctatatttagtacttcaaatgtaaaaagattccatttcaaaaactttacacccCGCAACTAAACGAGGCCTTGAAGTTTTTTTAGATTCATTAGTtgtttttttcaactgcatttaatacttcatgcatgtgttcgaacattcgatgtgacgaatactttaaaaaaaattttgggaactaaacagggccttagagcaactccagcagagCCTCTATTTGAGTGACTAAACCCACATTTTAATCATTTTGCTCAAATTTCCATCTCCAGCAGGGCCTCTATTTGGGTGACTAAAATAAGAGGGTGACTAAATTTCCTCTCCCACCCCCTCAATTTGGTCACCCTCTACTTAGGCTACCAAAAGTAAGGCCCACTATTTTTTAGTCTATTTAGTCGGTGCTGCTGGAGTAGAGACTACATTTTGAGTGACTAAACTTGAAAAGTGGGTGAATAAAATGAGTTTTAGTCATTCAAATTTAATCACTCCACTGGAGTTGCTATTACTATGTGCACTGACTTCAGGTTTCAGCCCCAATGTTTTCAGTGGCATGTGGGCCGAGTGTTTATTCAATCCCCCATAGGCCACCACCTGGCCCACCATTCGGTATAAACCTCGGTCCGTACACGCGAAGCGGACGATAAAAGTGACCCATGCGGGGCCCACATCCTGAAGAAAAAAAACCCGGGGCTCTGCTCTTCTAAAAAATAACACTCTGTTCTGCTAGCTGCGgccggtggctggtgctgatttattgtgagagaaaattactaCTGGCTAGTTGGTGGTTGGTGCTgttttggtgtgagagaaaaatattgttggctagCTGGAGCCAACAACAGAGTGAGAAAATTATTTTtcagaaaaataaaaactaaGGTCCCACCTTCCAGTCCGTGCAGAGGCCGGTACAAACCCAGCAAGCTCTGGGAATCTGTAATCAGCTGCGGGACCCGCGTCTCAGGGAGCAGTTGCTGCCGTCCCGCAGACGGACCTCGTTACGTCCGTGCACCAGTTCCAGGAGAGACCCGTAGATCCCTGGCCTTGTGACCCCACAGGTCAGTGGTCGAAACACCCGGAGCACCATGCACCTGGATCACCTCTACCTCAACCACCCCCGCCTACCCGGGCTCTCGCGCTCTGGtggtcgctgccgccgccccctcgtGTTCACACTCCTCTAGGCTTGCGCCTCCCCAGTCTTCGtcctcgcccccgcccccgcccccgcccccgcccccgcgtcCGCCTCGCGAGCCGCGTGGAGCTCACGGCGGCGACCGCCATTGGAGCTCCCGGAGGTACGAAATCGCCCGCCTCTCCTCGCCCCGGAATGCCTAGCGTCCTTCACTCGCAGCCTTTTCCCAGTCGCCGTGCATCGTAATCATGCCGGCTTGATTACTTATTTACTTCGGCATCGGAGTACTGGGCCGTGCTGTTGCTGCCGCATTTGTGATTAGGTGGTGTTGGAGTGCTGTGGTTATAGCGGATTAGGGCTTGATTTGGTGCGCAGGTGTGGAAACCAGCGCGCGCTCTCGCTCTGCTGGACGCGGGATTAGCAGGAGGTTTTGAGGTAATCCTGCGTTTCGACGCGGTTAGGGGGGGATTGGTATTTAATGAGCTGATGGGTAGAGAGCTCTCTGGAGTAAATGGAGTTCCCGATCGCCAGATTTTGCACTCGCTGAGTATGATAATTTGCTGTTCCCATGCTAGGGTACACCAGTGATCACTTCATGAGCAAGACCCATAAATGGCGCTGAGATTCCGTTAAGCTGTATGGGAACTGTCGAATCCATCTTTTTGTTTCGGTGGCTTGTGCAGCTAAAATATATTTGCTTTTATGTTCGTCGTGCAGGTCAATGGCGGAGTCAATGCCAATGTCAATTATCAACAGTATTTCAAACTTCCGTGCCCTGTTTTCCAGCAACATTATTGAAACTGAGCTAGTTAAGAGATATGGAAGGAAGATTGATGAAATCCTGGATCTTCTGAAGATGGTCATAGATGGAATTTTAGCCCAGATCACTCCAGATGATAAACTACTACATGTGCTTGAAGAACTCGATCGTACCATCAACGAGGCACTAGAGCTAGTTGGAAGCTGGGATTGGATGATGAGCAAAATTTACTTTGTAAGTCCCTTATCCATTCCATTTACTACTGTCCTTGACATGAGACAACAACTCATTAGATACAAGTACTGTGCTTTCAGTATTTTGTTCACTGTATGATACTTGCAAATTATTACATGAAGGTTACACAGGTGGAGTCCCTTATTACCAAGATGCAAAAATATGTGCTTGAAGTGTGCCAAGTTGTCAATTCTCTCATGTTACCATCAGAAACCAATTGTATTTCAGTGTATTTTGAGGTAACTACAAGTTTCTTATCATATCAATGTCACTCTTTTGATATGGTCTCATCTTCTAATGACTGGGCATCTTGCAATTTCAGAAAGCAAAGCAATTTCACTGTGAGAAAATGACGGCTGTCATTGCAGAGGCTTCCAGGGATCTTGTAGGGAAAGTTATGCCAAAATCAGAGACATTGACAAATATCCAAGTCTCGTTGAGCTTATCCACAAATCAAGAGTTGCTGATGGAGTCTGTCTCTCTGTCTAAGATTAAAATGAGAGTCAGCAGTGAGGATAGTCCAGAACTTGATGGTATCAACGATCTCTTTAAATTAGTCAACTATATGCATGATAAACATGTGGAAGAAAAGCAGATGCACAGCATTAATGGAATACCCATTCCTGCTGATTTTTGTTGCCCCCTTTCCCTTGAACTAATGTCAGATCCAGTGATTGTGGCATCTGGTCAGACATACGAACGGGTTTTCATCAGGAAATGGCTTGATTTGGGCTACAATGTCTGCCCAAAGACACGTCAAACATTGGGGCACACCAATTTGATTCCTAATTACACTGTCAAACAGTTGATAGAAAATTGGTCTGAGATACATGGCATAATGCTACCAGATCCTGTGGAACTCTTGAGTTTGAGCTTTCCTGTTTCCTTGAACCTGACAAATGATGGTATAAGTGCTGAATCTCGTTTCTCTGATAACTCTCCAAGGTCAAACAAGTCTGTCTCCCAAGAACATAAGATTTCGTCAGATGACAGTCGTCATAATTTGATGCATGACGATTCTGACTCAGATGACCAAATCTCCAAGGTGTCATCTTTTGAAGACACAGATGATTCTGAATCTGATGCTTTCAGGTTACTGTTGGCAACTACTGAAGCAAACAAATCGATATGCAATGAGATGATTGATCGTGGTGAAGCCCTTAAGCAGTTGAGAAAGGATGCTCTCCATGCTTCTGATTCTGAGCAGCATCTCCCAAGCAGTTGTAGCACTAGTGATATTGGCACAGATACTTCTTTGAGCAGCAACCATCTTGAAGATGTCGTGAAGCATAAGGAGGAACAGGTATCAAGTAACAGTAGTGCATCAGAAACTATAAGAAATGATCAAATGGTCACACCTTCAAAGGTAGAACCGAATTGCCTGCCAAGGTTGGGTGGTGTCCGTTCTCGAAGTCAATTAGTCTGGCGTCAACTATCAGATAAAGCTGTTCCTACAGATTCAAGTTCTGATTCTCCTGTTGTCAATGATAAAGTTTGTAGACTTATTGAGAACCTGAAAAATGAGTCCACTGATCTCCAAAGAGCAGCAACAGGAGAGCTACTGGTTCTTTCTAGGCACAACATGGAGAATAGAATTGCCATTGCAAACCATGGTGCTATACCCTTCCTGGTTAGTCTTCTTTATTCTGCAGATCTCACCACTCAAGAAAGTGCTGTAACAGTACTCCTGAACCTGTCATTAAATGACAACAACAAGATTGTTATTGCAAGCGCCAATGCCATCGAGGCTCTCATCCACGTTCTTGAGACAGGTAACCCAGAAGCAAAAGCAAACTCAGCTGCAACTCTCTTCAGCCTTTCAGTAAATGAAGAAAACAAGGCAAAAATTGGACGGTCTGGTGCGATCAAACCACTAGTAGATTTGCTAGAAGATGGAAATGCACAGGGGAAGAAGGATGCAGCAACGGCTCTCTTCAACCTATCGATATTTCACGAGAACAAGGCCCGGATCATTGAGGCCGGGGCTGTAAAGCCCCTGGTGGACCTCATGGATCCAGCAGCCGGGATGGTTGACAAGGCTGTTGCTGTCCTGTCAATCCTTGCCACGGTGCAGGAGGGTAGGAATGACATCGCTCAGGCTGGTGGTATCCCTGTGCTGGTTGAGGTTGTCGAGCTGGGCTCAGCACGGGCGAAGGAgaatgccgccgccgcactgctGCATCTCTGCACTAACCACAGCAAGTTCTGCAGCCTGGTGCTCCAGGAAGGTGCCATGCCGCCTTTGGTGGCGCTGTCGCAATCTGGCACTGCCCGTGCGAGAGAGAAGGTACTGTTGCACTTGCAGTCTATATCATTTTGATTTTGGCACAAGCTGACACTTTCAGTTCCGTAGTTGATTCTGGAGAAGTAAAAATTTGTAAGAGAAACCTGTATGTTATATAGTACTACTAGCTTCACCAGCTTActattttctttttgttatGCATATATGCAGGCACAGGTTCTTCTGAGCTTTTTCCGCAACCAGCGCCAAGTTGGCAAGGTCATTAGACGCTAAACTCAGACAATATTGGAGTACTCGGGTGTACCTTCTGATGTAATTACGACTGGTTTTCCTTGCATTCTTGCACAACCATGCAGGTTGGGCAAGTGGTGTACATCCCATAGTGGCCAACTGGGCATAGGATAGTAGTGATACTCCTGGGTATCGAATGATTGATTTAAGACGTCACCCTGGTATATCACGTGCTAATCATTTTTCACTTGTTCAGTTGTGACGTCAGAACAGAATAAATCAAGAAGCAGTAGCAGCCTGCCAGCTTGGTATGATGACTGAGATTACATACAATTTTATGGGCATGATTTGGTAGTAGTTTTGAAAAGCAATGATATCTGTAGGTTTGGAGACTAGCGAGATCCAAAACCATGGCCTAGAAAATAGAGAAGTTCTTACAAATTAGGCCAATCTTAATGGAAGTATCATAGAAGATTAGAAGTGTCATGAGTATTAAATATCATGTCACATCAGCAAATTTGCTAACACGACAGGGTCATTTATgtgagagaagagaggagggggagTTTCATGGTTCTCCGGTATAGCTACCAATTTGTTGACACGACAGAATCATTtatgagagaagagaggagggggagTTTCATGGTTCTCCGGTATAGTTACTAAGTTTCCAGTGTCCGTACGGTATGATGACATTCCCCACTAAGACTAGCCTTACAATACCACGCTTTTCAAAACTACAATACAATACCACGCTTTTCAAAACTACAAAATTTATCACATCCAAACACCGCTTGTTTTTCTAAGCCAAAGTACTGTGTACATAGCATTTAGTGCAAGTTGATTAGTTCGAAaggtaaattatttttttttagattaatgcgTATAAGAA contains:
- the LOC120708899 gene encoding NAC domain-containing protein 48-like — encoded protein: MSGGGQDLHLPPGFRFHPTDEELVMHYLCRRCAGLPIAVPIVAEIDLYKFDPWQLPRMAQYGEKEWYFFSPRDRKYPNGSRPNRAAGSGYWKATGADKPVGTPKPLAIKKALVFYAGKAPKGEKTNWIMHEYRLADVDRSARKKNSLRLDDWVLCRIYKKKGGLEKPPVGAGDRKPALAAAAGSPPEQKPFVAAPGGLPPAFADLAAYYDRPSDSMPRLHADSSCSEQVLSPEQQFACDREVQSQPKISEWERTFSSDPVNPAGSMLDPGAGDPLLQDILMYWGKPF
- the LOC120708898 gene encoding U-box domain-containing protein 4-like, whose protein sequence is MAESMPMSIINSISNFRALFSSNIIETELVKRYGRKIDEILDLLKMVIDGILAQITPDDKLLHVLEELDRTINEALELVGSWDWMMSKIYFVTQVESLITKMQKYVLEVCQVVNSLMLPSETNCISVYFEKAKQFHCEKMTAVIAEASRDLVGKVMPKSETLTNIQVSLSLSTNQELLMESVSLSKIKMRVSSEDSPELDGINDLFKLVNYMHDKHVEEKQMHSINGIPIPADFCCPLSLELMSDPVIVASGQTYERVFIRKWLDLGYNVCPKTRQTLGHTNLIPNYTVKQLIENWSEIHGIMLPDPVELLSLSFPVSLNLTNDGISAESRFSDNSPRSNKSVSQEHKISSDDSRHNLMHDDSDSDDQISKVSSFEDTDDSESDAFRLLLATTEANKSICNEMIDRGEALKQLRKDALHASDSEQHLPSSCSTSDIGTDTSLSSNHLEDVVKHKEEQVSSNSSASETIRNDQMVTPSKVEPNCLPRLGGVRSRSQLVWRQLSDKAVPTDSSSDSPVVNDKVCRLIENLKNESTDLQRAATGELLVLSRHNMENRIAIANHGAIPFLVSLLYSADLTTQESAVTVLLNLSLNDNNKIVIASANAIEALIHVLETGNPEAKANSAATLFSLSVNEENKAKIGRSGAIKPLVDLLEDGNAQGKKDAATALFNLSIFHENKARIIEAGAVKPLVDLMDPAAGMVDKAVAVLSILATVQEGRNDIAQAGGIPVLVEVVELGSARAKENAAAALLHLCTNHSKFCSLVLQEGAMPPLVALSQSGTARAREKAQVLLSFFRNQRQVGKVIRR